Proteins encoded within one genomic window of Corvus hawaiiensis isolate bCorHaw1 chromosome 9, bCorHaw1.pri.cur, whole genome shotgun sequence:
- the TMEM205 gene encoding transmembrane protein 205 — MEGPVPIQDAMAGDTQPSNTIKLLHLLFLSTSWGMQVWVTFVAGFVMSRHLPRHTFGSIQRELFPYYFHISSTCAFLNLTLFAMSHPSERLGEEHTTQIIVFLVCIAASVLNTQWFGQVTSDIVAELHLVERSQGLGQEVGLAASEPRRQLRASNPSYRQLARRFALFHALSSLCNLCCIVCNGLSLYHLAARLSAL, encoded by the exons ATGGAGGGACCTGTCCCCATCCAGGACGCCATGGCAGGTGACACGCAGCCCTCCAACACCATCAAACTGCTGcacctgcttttcctctccacCTCCTGGGGAATGCAGGTCTGGGTGACCTTTGTGGCCG GGTTTGTGATGAGCAGGCACCTCCCTCGCCACACCTTCGGCTCCATCCAGCGTGAGCTCTTCCCCTACTACTTCCACATCAGCTCCACCTGTGCCTTCCTCAACCTGACCCTGTTTGCCATGTCCCACCCCAGCGAGCGGCTCGGCGAGGAGCACACGACCCAG ATCATCGTCTTCCTCGTCTGCATCGCCGCTTCTGTGCTGAACACGCAGTGGTTCGGGCAGGTCACCTCCGACATCGTGGCCGAGCTGCACCTGGTGGAGCgcagccaggggctggggcaggaggtgggGCTGGCGGCCAGCGAGCCCCGCAGGCAGCTCCGAGCCTCCAACCCCAGCTACAGGCAGCTGGCCCGGCGCTTCGCCCTCTTCCACGCTCTGTCCTCCCTCTGCAACCTCTGCTGCATCGTGTGCAACGGGCTGAGCCTGTACCACCTGGCTGCCCGGCTCTCTGCCCTCTGA